The Vidua chalybeata isolate OUT-0048 chromosome 22, bVidCha1 merged haplotype, whole genome shotgun sequence genome contains the following window.
GGGGAACCAGGGGGCACAGCCACATGAGCAGCACCAACCTGGCccgtcctgtcctgtcccatccTGCTTGGGCCCGTGCTCCCTACCCGGTAGGTGTTCTCGTAGTTGCGGCAGTGCTCAGCAAAGGGGGTCTCTCGtccctcagccagcagcaccttggtgcTGATGTACCGGTGCATCGTTGGCTTCTTCACCATGGGGCCGGTGGACATTTTGTCACTGGTGGGGGGGCAGCTGGGCACCATGAGGGTCTTGGAGCATTGGCCACCGGGGAGCCTGCATGGAGAGGTGACAGTGACGtgctgcaggtgagcagcagtGGGGGTGAGGTGCCAGGGACCGTGCTGCCAGCTCAATCCCACTCCCCCTTGGTCCCCTCCGCTGGGATGCACTGGTCCCACATGTCCCTTCCCTCACCCAAGCACAGGGGTTCAGTCAGAGGTGCCTTATGTTGCCCCAAAAATCATATTTCTGCAGGCTGCTCTCCGGATTCTGGCAGTTTTGGAACCAGCTGTGGCAGTGAGAAGCCAGGAGCTGAACCCAGCACCCTCCAGTTTCTAAAGGGTGGGATATAGCTCACTCTCTCACCGCTGGTATCTCCTGGCCCCTTGGCAGGCACTACTGCCCCTGTGTTCTCCCCCATCCCATGGTCTCCCCGTGCTAACCACCACCACCATTGGTCCTACCGTGCAGCGCCGTGCTCCCCCTGCCCGTGCTGgggccagcagcccccaggagcTCAGCCACCCTGCAGTGCCAAGCCTGGCTGGGGGCGAGGAGCGGTCCCCATGGGGCGGCAGCGCCCGTTTGTCCTCTCTGTCTGGGAGGGCCTGGCAgggcctgtgctgctgtgacatCAACAGGCCTAAATATATCCCTGGTGAAGAATGGCCGAGCACTTCTCTGAAATTCTGATAAAAATAGTGGCGGGCAAAGAGGCTGTGGCACCACGGGCATGTGGGCGAGCAGGAGCTGGCCCAGGTGGAGCACCCGTGGAGAGGGGGCAGAGCCCTCCAGGGAGCGTGGCAGGGGCCGGGCTGGGGAACAGAGTGAGGCTTAACCAGGCCCCCAGCTGCCAACCCTGCTGCTGCCCGCCCCTCTGCCATCCACCCCACTTCCCAGAAGTGTCACTTGAAGCCTGTTGTTCATCagtgcagctgtgcctgtgctgtccTGGTACCCCTGCAGAGGTGACAGGctcaagggcagcagcaggggcaaGGCTGGCATGGTGAGATGCTGAGGGGACTGTGCAGTGTGGCACGTGGCAGGGGACACAGTAGCACATGTGCCTTGGGTGCAATCCTAGCACCTCACATGTTTGTGCCAGTGATGCCAGGACCGATGCCACCAGCGCTGCCCACCACGGAGCGGCGGGGGCTGAGCATCAGGAGGGGCTCCAGGCAGCGGGCGAACTCTGCCCGGTACTCGCTGTTGATCTGGGGGGCAAGAGAGGAGAGTgcggctgggctggggcagagccggcagctggcactgcccacaggcactgcaggcagggctctACCTTGCTGGTCTGGGCCGGCCGCAGGCGGTGTGGCAGCTTGACGAtcctctgcagcctctccatCAGTTGCTGAAAGGCAGCGATGAAGCATGGTGAGGGGTGCCCAGCACCTTGCCCAtgagctcagcactgctgcaggacgcTCCAACCACCCCTGCAGTCCTGGCAACACTCACATAGCCCAGGTCCAGGAATTCGGCTTTGTTGGCAGAGCTCAGGAAGGCCGAGCAGGTCACCAGGTGGACCTGTGTGTATGGAGGGGGTCTGTCACTGCCTGGCTTTGGTGTCAGGATGTCCCTGCCTGGTGTGAGGCCCTAcctgcagggtgggcagcagggaggcaaGGTGGGCGAGCTGCTCCTTGAatgccttctccttttcctcgTGCTGGCTGCAACAGAGCAGGGCATGGCACAGCTTTTGCAAGACCCAAGGGGAGCCATCCAGCGCCAGGCATCCCAAAACACCTTGGGAAGGTGAGACAGCCCTCAGACAGGGCTGAGACCATGGTCTCTCACCTCTGCACAGCTTTCAGGAGCGTCTTTTTCCTctcagagagctgctcctgcaaatGGCACAGCCGCCCTGTGTCCTGCAGCCACCCCAGTCCCCTCCCactgccctggctctgtcccGCGGGCACAGGGCTCGATGTGCAGGTGACTGCCTCGCACCTGCATGCGGCTGAAGAGGGAGTTGATGGCCGCCTCCTCCTCGCTGGCACTGTTACGAACCTCCTCGATCATGGCCTTGAGCAGGACAATGGCCTCACGCGTGGAGGTCTGCAGTTCCTTCACAGCCTGCCCGGGCGGCGgggcagctgcagtgcaggggaCAGCACTGCACCCCCTTGCCACCCCCACACCCCCCGGCCCTGCCCACCATCACTGCCTGGTCCAGCCGCTGGCAGCCCTGCATGTACGCCGTCTCAATGTCGATGCAGTGTGCCCGGCtctccctgcaggcacagacaTCAGGGGAAAGCACAGGATGGGGCCGCAGCGAGCGTGGGGCTGGGACTACTCACCCCTGCATGTCCCTGAAGCAGTTGATGCAGAGCATGGACTTCTTCTCGGTGGAGAACATGATGTAGGGCTCCTcgtgcagtgctgcaggggacagggaacATGACATTGCCTGGCACGGCGCAGTGCAGCATAGCATGGCACGGGGCAGCCTGGCGTGGCACTCACGGCACTTCTTGTGGATGTCTTTGGTGCGCTTGGAGAGGGAGACGATCTCGTGGCGGGTGAACATCCTGGCACGGTGGGTCTCCTCGCGGCAtggggcacagaggggctgcCCACAGGTGTTGCAGAAGTACATGGTGTCCAGCTCCTGTgtgaggggacagagctggtgGCCAGCATGGTCCTGGCAGGGGTCCCTACCCACCCTGCCAGTCCACCCCGCTGCCCTCACCGCCTTGGTGCAGCACCGGTCGCAGTTGGCACACTGCACGTCCTCCTCGCTGTCGGCTGAGCTGTCCACCAGGAACTGCAGGAGCCGGTCCACGGGGGGCAGCCCCGTGCCTCCCCTCACCACTGAGGGGTGCCTGCAGGGATGAGACGGGGACAAGGATAGGGACACCCACGCGGGCCAGCAGGGCAGCTTTGGGGaggcagggagcagtgctgtgctgagctgccagccctgtgctgtgccccagTCCTGGtgtgccccaggcagggccGTCCCTTACCCGCAGAGTGGGCAACGCAGGCGACCGTCGCTGGCACGGCCTCGCAGGCAGCTGGCGCAGAAGTTGTGGTAGCAGTCGAGCAGGCAGGGGTGCTGGTAGGGCTCGTGGCAGAGCAGGCACACCAGCGGGTGGCAGTTGGCCTTCTCCAGCTCCGAGCAGCTCCCCAGTGGGGAGAAAATGCCACCCGCCATCTGTGGGGTTGAGAGCCAAGCCCTGTGTCCAGGGACCCCATGTGGCACCAGTTTGTGAGAGCACTGTGGCTGCTACAGAAAGGACAAATCCTGTCCCAGGGCCTGTGAGCTGCTGACTATTTTTAGGTTATGAGCTGCATGGCACGAGGCTGCCCCCAGGGCACCCCTTCCTCTGGTATcacaggctgggggctgcagcgCTGGGTCAGATGGTCCCCACAGCGAAGTGTCCCCGTGATGTGTGTCCCCCAAAGCAGGAGCATCCCCTGGGATGGGCTGTCCCCTCCAAAGGAGCatcccctgcagcagagcatcCCCCAGGACAGGGGTGGGGGTTCCTCCATGACAGGGTGTCCCCCCGGAGGAAGCATTGGGGTGtcccctgcccagggatgtgcccTACGGTGGCAGCCTGGCAGTGAAGGCAGCCAGGTGCCCCACGTGCCGGGAGTCCCCGTTCTGGGCACAGGTGTGTCCTGGCCAGGTGAAGGCTTTACCTCTCCCTGTCTGTAAGTCGGGGGATCCGAGCcgagctgtgctgctgctcaccgTGTGCCGGCAGGAATGAGAGCGATGCCGAGGCGGCAGGACCCTGTGACGTGAGgccccctggcactgctgatcTGCTGCCACGCCACGGCCCAAAAATAGCCCCGTGCGCTCCTCGGGGCCCTGCGGCGGGGACAGACACGGCACTGCGTAGCCACCCAGGCTGCGGGGACATGGGCATCTGCATGGCCTGGTGATAGCCCGCAGGAGGTGCGGGGATCACCCAGTAAGCACCGAGGCGCCCCGCGGTGCTGGGACACCCCGTGTGCGGTGAGGAGCCCCGGGGTGTGGGGGATCACCCCATGCGCAGCGAGGCTCCCACTGTGCAGGGTAACTGCGAAGTGAGGAGCCACAGAGTGCGGAGGTCACTCCGTGAGCAGTGAGGTTCTCGGGGTGTGGAGGTCACTCCGTGTCCGGTGATGCTCCCGGGGTGCGGGGCTCACTCTCACTCCGTGCACAGTGATGCTCCCGGGGTGCGGGACTCACTCCGTGTCCGGTGATGCTCCCGGGGTGTGGGGGTCACTCCGTGTCCGGTAATGCTCCCGGGGTGGGTGGGTCACTCCGTGCACAGTGATGCTCCCGGGGTGCGGGACTCACTTCGTGTCCGGTGAGGTTCCCGGGGTTCGGGGATCACTCCGTGTCCGGTGAGGTTCCCGGGGCCGGGGGTCACTCCGTGTCCGGTGAGGTTCCTGGGGTTCGGGGGTCACTCCGTGTCCGGTGACGCTCCCGGGGCCGGGGGTCACTCCCTGTCCGGTGATTCTCCCGGGGCCGGGGGTCACTCCGTGTCCGGTGATTCTCCCGGGGTTCGGGGGTCACTCCGTGTCCGGTGACGCTCCCGGGGCCGGGGTCCccccgcgggcggggcggggtgCAGGGCACGCGCCCCGCACGTGCGCTCCCGCGCTCCGGAGGCTCCGCCCCCTCTCCCGGCCGCACCGGCCGCTCGCGCCCCACAGACCACGCCCCCATATAGCCCCGCCCACAGCCCGGCCCCCGCGCTCGCCCCGCCCCGCCAGGCATCACTGTCCGCTCGCAGGCTCCCTGCGCGGATGGGACCGGAAGCGATCGACGCCGTCGGCGCTCGGCTGGGACGGCCCGAGCGCGGTTGTGCGCAGGCGCGCGGGGCGCGCTCCCTTTCTGCCTCGCGCGGAGCCGCCATGGCGCCCGCGGTGAGTGAGCGCGGGACCGGCACCGGCCGCCACCTCCCCGAGCGTCCCCCCGCCGCCACCGCGGcaccccccgccccgccccgaGCCCCCGCACCCTCCGCCGCCCCGCCGCGTGTcccagccccgccgccggcccccgcCCGCTATTCTCCGCgtggggccgggcccggcccgcgccTTCCCGGGGTCCCACGCGACGCCCGCCGCCCATCCGGCTCGTGGAGGCGGGCGGCGGGCGAGCCCCGTCCCCACCGCGCTGTTCCCGGTCTCCATCCATGCCTGGGCCCTTCCCCTCTCCGCCAGCCCGGAGCTCGGCCCGGCCCCTCCCCGCCGTCCCTCACGGCgctccctctccctttctttctcacTCACCCTCACTCTCTTTCCCCCTGCAGCAGAAGAAGCCTGCGGCGAAAGGTggcaagaaaaagaagcaggTTCTGAAGTTTACGCTGGACTGCACGCACCCCGTCGAGGATGGCATCATGGACGCCGCCAACTTTGTGAGTTCGGGGCCTCCCCGGGGGGGCCGTGGTGGCTCCGCCGCCCTCGGGGCCCTTCCCAGGGTGATGCTCCGCTCCCAGCGGCCCCGAACATCCCCGGCTATGCCTCGGCTCTGCCCTGCTTTC
Protein-coding sequences here:
- the RNF207 gene encoding RING finger protein 207 encodes the protein MAGGIFSPLGSCSELEKANCHPLVCLLCHEPYQHPCLLDCYHNFCASCLRGRASDGRLRCPLCGHPSVVRGGTGLPPVDRLLQFLVDSSADSEEDVQCANCDRCCTKAELDTMYFCNTCGQPLCAPCREETHRARMFTRHEIVSLSKRTKDIHKKCPLHEEPYIMFSTEKKSMLCINCFRDMQGESRAHCIDIETAYMQGCQRLDQAVMAVKELQTSTREAIVLLKAMIEEVRNSASEEEAAINSLFSRMQEQLSERKKTLLKAVQSQHEEKEKAFKEQLAHLASLLPTLQVHLVTCSAFLSSANKAEFLDLGYQLMERLQRIVKLPHRLRPAQTSKINSEYRAEFARCLEPLLMLSPRRSVVGSAGGIGPGITGTNMLPGGQCSKTLMVPSCPPTSDKMSTGPMVKKPTMHRYISTKVLLAEGRETPFAEHCRNYENTYRMLQTEIQGLKDQVQELHRDLTKHHSLIKSEIMSEILQKSLQMDVQIAAHYSAVEMMRSVFEEVWEETYQRVANEQEIYEAQLHDLLQLRQENSCLSTITKQIAPYVRSIAKVKERLEPRLQEPQEPREEQAQMLLKICDNEEVVPRDASPGSNKGASASPGEGFIPRDTPGDPSPKNKDCCRGQQKSGAETATPKEPVL